From the Maioricimonas rarisocia genome, one window contains:
- the sigZ gene encoding RNA polymerase sigma factor SigZ: MTATEKIWSQLSDDLRRFIRRRVTAEDVADDLLQETFLRIHRNVGKLRETDRLAAWVYQIARNVIHDHYRRNTRDVSLKDMDVAEDRDGIEQLRAGASVWLEELIDQLSPTYQEAVRLSEIEGMPQHEVAGRLGLSVSGAKSRIQRGRIQLRDALDQCCAFQFDRQGNVIDCDPKPGRSVCNGCSDLELPPPS; the protein is encoded by the coding sequence ATGACTGCGACCGAAAAAATCTGGTCACAACTCAGCGACGACCTGCGACGGTTCATCCGTCGTCGGGTCACCGCTGAGGATGTTGCCGACGATCTGCTCCAGGAAACATTCCTTCGGATTCACCGCAATGTGGGCAAACTCCGGGAGACTGATCGCCTGGCGGCATGGGTCTACCAGATCGCCCGCAATGTGATCCACGACCACTATCGGCGGAACACCCGCGACGTGTCCCTCAAGGACATGGACGTCGCCGAAGACAGAGATGGCATCGAGCAACTTCGGGCGGGCGCGAGCGTCTGGCTCGAAGAGTTGATCGACCAGCTCTCGCCGACCTACCAGGAGGCGGTCCGACTCTCGGAGATCGAAGGCATGCCTCAGCACGAGGTCGCCGGCCGCCTGGGTCTGTCGGTCTCGGGGGCGAAATCCCGCATCCAGCGTGGACGGATCCAGCTTCGGGACGCTCTCGATCAATGCTGTGCGTTTCAGTTCGACCGGCAGGGGAACGTGATCGACTGTGATCCCAAACCGGGACGCAGCGTCTGCAATGGCTGCAGTGACCTCGAGCTTCCTCCCCCCTCGTAA
- a CDS encoding outer membrane protein assembly factor BamB family protein, producing the protein MKPHLLTVVPVLFCSLVTSAGDWPEFLGPGGTARSDETVPVTWSDTENLLWMVDLPGSGSSSPVIIGDRIIVTCYVDGDAATRQVLCFDKQSGEQLWSVDFPVDYREDPYQGFITEHGYASNTPVTDGENVFVFFGKGGVHSLTLDGKRNWSVDVGKGSSNRQWGSAASPVLYKDLVVVNAAEEARALFAFDKATGKEVWRTDADLLELTYGTPRIVSSEGGEDELVISVPEEVWSLNPENGKLRWYAASPMAGNVCPSVIVDGDTVYSFGGFRASGSVAIRTGGKSDVTDTNVLWTNRSSSYVATPLLHEGRFYWIDDRGIAYCTSAQDGELIYRERVEGLGGGRPVYASPVLIGGNIYVVTRRDGTIVYPPGDEFEPIARNRFAGDDTDFNASPAVSNGKLYLRSDEALYCVGE; encoded by the coding sequence ATGAAACCGCATCTTCTCACCGTCGTTCCGGTCCTGTTCTGCAGTCTTGTCACCTCCGCCGGAGACTGGCCGGAGTTTCTGGGGCCCGGCGGGACGGCCCGGTCGGACGAAACGGTGCCGGTGACCTGGAGCGACACGGAGAACCTGCTCTGGATGGTCGATCTGCCCGGGTCGGGATCCTCGAGTCCGGTCATCATCGGCGACCGCATCATCGTGACCTGCTACGTCGACGGTGATGCAGCGACGCGACAGGTGCTCTGTTTCGACAAACAGTCGGGTGAACAGCTCTGGTCGGTCGACTTTCCGGTCGATTATCGCGAAGACCCGTATCAGGGGTTCATCACCGAGCACGGCTACGCCAGCAATACGCCGGTGACTGACGGCGAAAATGTGTTCGTATTCTTCGGCAAAGGGGGCGTGCACTCCCTGACGCTCGACGGCAAACGAAACTGGAGCGTCGACGTCGGCAAGGGGAGCAGCAATCGCCAGTGGGGCTCCGCGGCCAGTCCGGTGCTCTACAAGGACCTTGTCGTCGTCAATGCTGCCGAAGAAGCCAGGGCACTGTTCGCGTTCGACAAGGCGACCGGTAAAGAGGTGTGGCGGACCGACGCCGACCTGCTCGAACTGACCTATGGGACGCCGCGAATCGTTTCCTCCGAGGGAGGCGAGGATGAGCTGGTCATCAGCGTTCCCGAAGAAGTCTGGTCGTTGAATCCGGAGAACGGCAAGCTGCGGTGGTATGCCGCCTCGCCGATGGCCGGCAACGTCTGTCCGTCTGTCATTGTGGACGGAGACACGGTCTACAGCTTCGGCGGTTTTCGGGCTTCCGGGAGTGTCGCGATCCGGACCGGAGGAAAGAGCGACGTCACCGACACGAACGTCCTCTGGACAAACCGCTCCAGTTCGTATGTCGCGACGCCGCTGCTGCATGAGGGACGCTTCTACTGGATCGACGATCGCGGCATCGCCTACTGCACGTCGGCCCAGGACGGTGAGCTGATCTATCGGGAACGGGTCGAGGGACTGGGAGGCGGCCGGCCTGTCTATGCGTCACCGGTGCTGATCGGTGGCAACATCTACGTGGTGACCCGCCGGGACGGCACGATCGTCTATCCGCCGGGAGATGAGTTCGAGCCGATCGCCCGCAACCGGTTTGCCGGCGACGACACGGACTTCAACGCGTCGCCTGCTGTCAGCAACGGGAAGCTGTACCTCCGCAGTGACGAGGCGCTGTACTGCGTCGGGGAGTAG
- a CDS encoding DUF899 family protein, with amino-acid sequence MKDAATPETVSREKWEQARSELLVREKELTHARDALAAARRRLPMTPMEPVTVEGPHGPVPLQDVFEGRRMLIVYHFMWNAHAPHHQQCEGCTHSQAAMTAAVCAYLVERDVTYAVFSSGPLDQILAYREFMGWTTPWYSTADSGEVLATRDGGDLRCYLRTDDQVFQTYETKWRGIEAMMPTLQLLDLTPYGRQETWEDSPVTVQLDQPGAWWRRDGRPVAQWTRTREPVD; translated from the coding sequence ATGAAGGACGCAGCAACACCCGAAACTGTCAGCCGCGAGAAGTGGGAGCAGGCCCGATCCGAACTGCTTGTTCGCGAGAAGGAACTGACACACGCCCGCGACGCGCTGGCCGCGGCTCGCCGGCGGCTGCCGATGACGCCGATGGAGCCCGTCACCGTCGAAGGACCGCATGGCCCCGTTCCGCTTCAGGACGTGTTCGAAGGTCGGCGGATGTTGATTGTTTACCACTTCATGTGGAACGCGCATGCACCTCACCACCAGCAGTGTGAAGGTTGCACGCACAGCCAGGCCGCGATGACCGCAGCTGTCTGTGCCTACCTCGTCGAGCGCGACGTGACCTACGCCGTCTTCAGCAGCGGCCCGCTCGACCAGATTCTCGCGTACCGCGAATTCATGGGATGGACGACGCCCTGGTACTCGACGGCCGACTCCGGCGAAGTGCTGGCGACCCGGGATGGCGGCGATCTCCGCTGTTACCTGAGGACCGATGATCAGGTGTTTCAGACGTACGAGACGAAGTGGCGCGGGATCGAAGCCATGATGCCGACGCTGCAATTGCTCGACCTGACGCCGTACGGCCGGCAGGAGACGTGGGAGGACTCCCCTGTGACCGTTCAGCTCGATCAGCCTGGCGCCTGGTGGCGTCGTGACGGCCGCCCCGTTGCGCAATGGACACGGACCCGCGAACCGGTCGACTAA
- a CDS encoding DUF1801 domain-containing protein has protein sequence MKKKASNRKAGSSSDEASRLIDERIRELGDWRGEMLAQIRSIVKEADPEVVEEWKWRGVPVWSHAGILCTGETYKKAVKMTFAKGASLEDPAGLFNASLEGNTRRAIDLHEGDEINVEALKELIRAAVALNTGGAT, from the coding sequence ATGAAGAAGAAAGCGAGCAACAGGAAGGCCGGATCGTCGAGCGATGAGGCTTCGCGGCTGATCGACGAGCGAATCCGTGAGCTGGGCGACTGGCGGGGTGAGATGCTGGCGCAGATCCGGTCGATCGTCAAAGAGGCGGATCCCGAAGTGGTCGAAGAGTGGAAATGGCGGGGCGTGCCGGTCTGGTCGCATGCCGGCATTCTCTGCACCGGCGAGACGTACAAGAAGGCGGTCAAGATGACCTTTGCGAAGGGGGCCTCGCTGGAGGACCCGGCGGGGCTGTTCAACGCGAGTCTGGAAGGGAACACCCGTCGGGCGATTGATCTGCACGAAGGGGATGAGATCAACGTAGAGGCGCTGAAGGAACTCATTCGGGCGGCGGTGGCGCTGAACACCGGAGGGGCCACGTAG
- a CDS encoding VOC family protein: MTNPAKNTICLWYDGDAEEAARFYAETFPDSSVGSVHRSPGDFPSGKKGDVLTVEFTVIGIPCLGLNGGPEFKHNEAFSFQVATADQAETDRYWSAIVGNGGQESVCGWCKDKWGVSWQITPVALTEAINDSDPAAAARAFDAMMTMKKIDIAAVEAARRG; encoded by the coding sequence ATGACCAACCCAGCAAAGAACACGATCTGCCTGTGGTATGACGGCGATGCAGAAGAGGCGGCGCGCTTTTATGCAGAGACGTTTCCCGATTCCTCCGTCGGCAGCGTGCATCGTTCGCCGGGAGACTTCCCGTCCGGGAAGAAAGGGGATGTGCTGACCGTTGAGTTCACCGTGATCGGGATTCCCTGCCTGGGGCTCAACGGTGGCCCGGAGTTCAAGCACAACGAAGCGTTTTCGTTTCAGGTTGCGACTGCCGACCAGGCCGAAACGGATCGCTACTGGAGTGCAATCGTCGGCAATGGTGGTCAGGAAAGCGTCTGCGGCTGGTGCAAGGACAAATGGGGCGTGTCCTGGCAGATCACGCCGGTGGCTCTGACCGAGGCGATCAACGATTCCGATCCTGCCGCCGCTGCCCGGGCCTTTGACGCGATGATGACGATGAAGAAGATCGACATTGCCGCGGTCGAAGCGGCCCGCCGCGGTTGA